In Corynebacterium aquatimens, one genomic interval encodes:
- a CDS encoding response regulator transcription factor has product MSTTILIVEDEESLADPLAYLLRKEGFEAIVAGDGATALREFEANNVDLVLLDLMLPGMSGTDVCKKLRATSNVPIIMVTARDSEIDKVVGLELGADDYVTKPYSTRELIARIRAVLRRRVDIVEELEPADGENILEGGRVRLDVERHTVLVDGQPVPMPLKEFDLLEYLMRNSGRVLTRGQLIDRIWGSDYVGDTKTLDVHVKRLRTKIEAEPSRPALLVTVRGLGYKFES; this is encoded by the coding sequence ATGAGTACGACCATCCTGATCGTCGAAGATGAGGAGTCGTTGGCGGACCCACTTGCGTATCTACTGCGCAAGGAAGGTTTTGAGGCAATCGTCGCCGGCGATGGTGCTACTGCGCTCCGCGAGTTTGAAGCAAACAACGTCGATCTGGTCCTGCTGGACCTCATGCTTCCAGGCATGTCCGGCACGGACGTCTGCAAGAAGCTGCGCGCCACGTCAAACGTGCCGATCATCATGGTCACGGCGCGTGACTCGGAGATCGACAAGGTCGTCGGCCTGGAACTCGGCGCCGATGATTACGTGACCAAGCCGTACTCCACCCGTGAACTCATCGCCCGTATCCGCGCGGTCCTGCGCCGCCGCGTGGACATCGTGGAAGAACTCGAACCAGCCGACGGCGAAAACATTCTTGAGGGCGGCCGGGTCCGCCTCGACGTTGAGCGCCACACCGTGCTTGTCGACGGGCAGCCGGTGCCCATGCCGCTTAAAGAGTTTGACCTGCTTGAATACCTCATGCGCAATTCCGGCCGCGTACTTACCCGCGGCCAGCTGATTGACCGTATCTGGGGATCCGACTATGTCGGCGACACCAAGACTTTGGACGTCCACGTCAAGCGCCTACGCACCAAAATCGAAGCCGAACCGTCCCGCCCAGCCCTGCTGGTGACCGTCCGCGGCTTGGGGTACAAGTTCGAATCGTGA
- a CDS encoding 30S ribosomal protein bS22: protein MGSVIKKRRKRMSKKKHRKMLRRTRVQRRKLGK from the coding sequence ATGGGTTCAGTGATCAAGAAGCGCCGCAAGCGCATGTCCAAGAAGAAGCACCGCAAGATGCTGCGCCGCACGCGCGTTCAGCGTCGCAAGCTTGGCAAGTAA
- a CDS encoding sensor histidine kinase has protein sequence MASLSWWHPKRYLGTHENRRAEEDDDAQARTVGYILNLVIQSSPTGVAVIGRGGDVVLSNARAHDMSIVHDRTLNPEVRAVAEGVFAEKESQSIDLTLRRRSTGSRITNVRAVVTPLSLPDGDFVAVYATDESENARMESARRDFVANVSHELKTPVGGMSLLAEALLEDPEDPGVVRYFGEKLLKESHRMGGMISDLISLSKLQGAEALPEMAPVRVDDIIDEAMLRNQVAADNQNIELTRGETSDTYVMGDRSLLVTALSNLVTNAINYSAEGQPVSVTQKVVRDSVVLIRVTDRGIGIAPENQKRVFERFFRVDKARSRSTGGTGLGLAIVKHVVANHGGNIKLWSRLGTGSTFTIELPVYAANMSAPPVVPPALADIPEVSDISGVKADAKPEVNTDNKTDLRLTSESRKPDSLSKPARKDTQ, from the coding sequence GTGGCGTCGTTAAGCTGGTGGCACCCCAAGCGCTACCTCGGCACGCATGAGAACAGGCGGGCGGAGGAAGACGATGATGCCCAAGCGCGCACGGTGGGCTACATCCTCAACCTTGTGATCCAATCTTCGCCAACGGGGGTGGCGGTGATTGGTCGCGGTGGGGATGTAGTTTTGTCCAACGCGCGTGCGCACGACATGTCGATCGTGCACGACCGTACGCTCAACCCTGAGGTACGGGCTGTCGCCGAGGGCGTCTTCGCGGAGAAAGAATCCCAGTCCATCGATCTCACGCTGCGACGGCGTTCCACGGGGTCACGCATCACCAACGTCCGCGCGGTGGTCACGCCGCTGTCGCTTCCCGACGGGGACTTTGTAGCGGTGTACGCCACCGATGAGTCCGAAAACGCGCGCATGGAATCGGCCCGCCGTGACTTCGTGGCTAACGTCTCCCACGAATTAAAGACCCCGGTTGGGGGTATGTCGTTGCTTGCCGAGGCCCTCCTTGAAGATCCTGAAGATCCCGGCGTTGTGCGGTACTTCGGCGAGAAGCTGCTCAAGGAATCCCACCGTATGGGCGGGATGATCTCTGACTTGATCAGCTTGTCCAAACTCCAGGGTGCAGAGGCTCTGCCGGAGATGGCCCCCGTGCGCGTCGACGACATTATTGATGAGGCCATGCTGCGCAACCAGGTTGCCGCGGACAACCAAAACATCGAGCTCACCCGTGGTGAAACCTCCGATACCTACGTGATGGGCGACAGGTCGCTCTTGGTCACCGCCCTGTCGAATCTGGTTACCAACGCCATCAATTACTCCGCTGAAGGCCAACCAGTGTCTGTCACGCAGAAGGTCGTGCGGGATTCTGTGGTTTTGATCCGCGTTACCGACCGCGGCATTGGCATCGCGCCGGAGAACCAAAAACGAGTTTTCGAGCGTTTCTTCCGCGTGGATAAAGCCCGCTCACGCTCCACTGGCGGAACGGGTCTGGGGTTGGCCATCGTTAAGCACGTCGTGGCAAACCACGGCGGTAATATCAAACTATGGTCCCGGCTGGGAACAGGCTCAACGTTCACCATTGAGCTTCCCGTTTACGCCGCAAACATGTCCGCGCCACCGGTCGTGCCCCCGGCGCTCGCGGATATTCCTGAGGTCTCTGACATCAGTGGGGTCAAAGCCGACGCAAAGCCAGAAGTGAATACTGACAATAAAACTGACCTTCGACTGACATCCGAATCACGGAAACCAGACTCTCTGTCGAAGCCTGCCAGAAAGGACACGCAATGA
- a CDS encoding HAD-IB family hydrolase: MSSHGNVRRFIEGTAVPPLSDEAQRIAGAAAAAAAFEESFGIHVEDFQTGIDAVSGAANSGGSIRITEPDPDIPQHATAAAFFDVDNTLIQGSSLILLAMGLYRKKFFTLKEILPVVWMQVKYRVKGSELPDAMVSGRALALEFIKGRRVDELQAICREMVDKQLLDRTYQGTRELAQMHIDAGEQVWLVSATPVQVGQMLAERLGFTGALGTVAEEQDGVFTGRLIGDILHGPGKQHAVAALTAIQQFDLEQCTAYSDSSNDIPMLSMVGTAVAINPDKELRHHAKSHGWLIRDYRSVRRVFSTLALPALAASAVAAAAALAFRSRP, encoded by the coding sequence ATGAGCTCACACGGCAACGTCCGCCGCTTCATTGAGGGCACCGCAGTCCCACCGCTTAGCGACGAAGCGCAGCGCATCGCTGGTGCCGCCGCCGCAGCGGCCGCCTTCGAAGAATCCTTTGGAATCCATGTTGAGGACTTTCAGACCGGCATCGATGCCGTCTCCGGTGCCGCTAACTCCGGCGGCTCCATCCGCATTACTGAACCCGACCCGGACATCCCGCAGCACGCCACCGCCGCTGCATTCTTCGACGTGGACAACACCCTGATCCAGGGTTCTTCCCTGATCCTTTTGGCCATGGGTCTGTACCGCAAGAAATTCTTCACCCTAAAAGAAATCCTCCCGGTTGTCTGGATGCAGGTGAAATACCGCGTCAAAGGCAGCGAACTACCCGACGCCATGGTCTCCGGCCGCGCCCTGGCCCTGGAATTCATCAAAGGCCGCCGCGTCGACGAACTCCAGGCCATCTGCCGCGAAATGGTGGATAAGCAGCTGTTGGACCGCACCTACCAGGGCACCCGCGAACTGGCACAGATGCACATCGACGCCGGCGAACAAGTCTGGTTAGTCTCCGCCACCCCTGTCCAGGTCGGCCAAATGCTTGCGGAACGCCTCGGCTTCACCGGCGCCCTCGGCACCGTCGCTGAGGAACAAGACGGCGTGTTCACCGGCCGGCTGATCGGCGACATCCTCCACGGCCCCGGTAAACAACACGCCGTGGCTGCACTCACCGCCATCCAGCAGTTCGACTTGGAGCAGTGCACCGCCTACTCCGACTCCTCCAACGACATCCCCATGCTGTCCATGGTTGGCACCGCCGTTGCCATCAACCCCGACAAAGAACTGCGCCACCACGCAAAATCCCACGGCTGGCTCATCCGCGATTACCGCTCCGTCCGCCGCGTCTTCTCCACCCTGGCCCTCCCCGCCCTCGCCGCCAGCGCCGTCGCCGCCGCCGCCGCCCTCGCCTTCCGCTCCCGCCCCTAA
- the hemC gene encoding hydroxymethylbilane synthase, whose translation MRTLRIGTRGSVLATTQAGHVRDALIGGGNPAELTIVTTPGDINHSPVERIGVGVFTTAIREALFRGECDVAVHSHKDLPTAHEPRTHLIVPPREDNREALIARDGLTLAELPEGARVGTSAPRRIAQLRALRPDLEILPLRGNIDSRMGRVTSGELDAVVLAFAGMSRVGLGARATELFDADVFMPAPAQGALAVECRADDEQVREAIDALAVASDIACVQAERTVLAELEAGCTAPVAATATCDASGVITLRAGVFALDGSGRATASASGTDPQALGRDVARTLIDDDCARYL comes from the coding sequence ATGCGTACCTTGAGGATCGGGACCCGTGGGTCTGTACTGGCCACGACACAGGCGGGGCATGTCCGGGACGCGTTGATCGGCGGTGGGAACCCGGCGGAGCTGACGATTGTGACCACGCCTGGGGACATAAACCATTCGCCGGTGGAGCGCATCGGCGTGGGCGTGTTCACCACCGCGATACGTGAGGCGCTGTTTCGCGGTGAATGCGACGTGGCTGTGCACTCGCACAAGGATCTGCCCACCGCGCACGAGCCGCGCACGCACCTCATCGTGCCGCCGCGGGAGGACAACCGCGAAGCACTGATTGCTCGTGACGGATTGACCCTTGCTGAACTTCCGGAGGGCGCGCGGGTGGGGACGTCCGCGCCACGCCGGATCGCGCAGCTTCGCGCCCTGCGCCCTGACCTGGAGATTCTGCCACTGCGCGGCAATATTGATTCCCGCATGGGCCGGGTGACGTCCGGGGAGTTGGATGCCGTGGTGCTGGCGTTCGCCGGGATGTCCCGGGTGGGCCTTGGCGCGCGCGCAACCGAGTTGTTTGATGCAGACGTGTTCATGCCCGCGCCTGCCCAGGGAGCGCTGGCCGTTGAGTGCCGCGCCGATGATGAACAAGTGCGGGAAGCGATTGACGCACTCGCGGTGGCGTCCGACATCGCCTGCGTTCAGGCCGAACGTACCGTGCTGGCCGAACTCGAAGCTGGCTGCACCGCCCCCGTCGCCGCCACCGCGACCTGCGACGCTAGTGGTGTCATCACCCTGCGCGCCGGGGTTTTCGCCCTTGACGGTTCCGGCCGCGCCACCGCCTCCGCTAGCGGGACGGACCCGCAGGCGCTTGGCCGCGACGTCGCGCGCACGCTTATCGACGACGACTGTGCCCGCTACCTCTAG
- a CDS encoding glutamyl-tRNA reductase, with amino-acid sequence MGVLVVGMSHHSAPVAVLEKLSMDAQHRVFAATALIEEAPLSEAMIISTCNRMEVYVVAEAFHPGVRAVMDVLVRCSGVNAADLRRYLYVRYADAAAYHAMTVAAGLDSMVVGEQQILGQMRTAYQDAAGAGTVGPALHALAQSALRAGKRVHTETEIDSAGASMVSVALDEACAAMGRADLSGRTAVVLGAGAMSSLAATQLGRLGVERLIVANRTRERAQRLAEHSSQAGVAAEVVDFDARAEAIERADIVVSATASGGFTVTPEVLGTAPGSRVLVDLSLPRDIDDAVDDLPGIHLINIERLSASIGQSVAGPAREAAEAIVAEEMEAYSTDQRVREIAPVVTELRVAASRTADDELSKLRTRLPQLGDDEFAEVTRAMKRVVDKLLHHPTVKIKEIASAGDMEDLETTIGELFGLEDEVVAHRTPTFNFEASQLTGLCDLKRQAPNGE; translated from the coding sequence GTGGGAGTTTTAGTCGTGGGAATGTCGCACCACTCGGCGCCAGTTGCCGTGCTGGAAAAGCTCAGCATGGACGCACAACACCGCGTGTTTGCCGCCACCGCGCTGATTGAAGAAGCGCCGCTGAGTGAGGCGATGATCATCTCCACATGCAACCGCATGGAGGTCTACGTGGTGGCCGAGGCGTTTCACCCCGGGGTGCGCGCGGTCATGGATGTTCTGGTGCGGTGTTCCGGCGTGAATGCCGCGGACCTGCGGCGATACCTGTATGTGCGCTACGCGGATGCGGCGGCTTACCACGCGATGACGGTGGCCGCGGGGCTGGATTCCATGGTGGTGGGGGAGCAGCAGATCTTGGGGCAGATGCGTACTGCGTACCAGGACGCCGCGGGGGCGGGGACCGTCGGGCCGGCGCTTCACGCGCTGGCGCAATCCGCGCTGAGGGCTGGCAAGCGTGTCCACACGGAAACGGAGATTGACTCCGCGGGGGCATCCATGGTGTCGGTCGCGCTGGATGAAGCCTGCGCGGCGATGGGGCGCGCGGACCTTTCCGGGCGTACGGCGGTGGTGCTGGGTGCTGGGGCGATGAGTTCGCTCGCGGCAACACAGCTGGGTCGACTCGGGGTGGAGCGGCTGATTGTGGCCAACCGCACTCGCGAGCGGGCACAACGCTTAGCGGAACATTCCAGCCAGGCAGGGGTTGCTGCTGAGGTAGTGGACTTTGACGCCCGCGCTGAGGCGATCGAGCGCGCGGACATCGTGGTCAGCGCGACGGCAAGCGGGGGGTTCACTGTCACGCCGGAGGTTCTGGGCACCGCGCCGGGTTCGCGGGTGCTGGTGGATCTGTCTCTGCCGCGCGATATCGATGATGCCGTGGATGACTTACCCGGGATTCACCTGATCAACATTGAGCGCCTTTCCGCATCCATCGGGCAAAGCGTCGCGGGGCCAGCGCGTGAGGCTGCGGAGGCCATCGTCGCTGAGGAAATGGAGGCGTATTCCACCGATCAGCGCGTGCGCGAGATCGCTCCCGTGGTCACTGAGCTGCGTGTTGCTGCTTCCCGCACCGCCGATGATGAACTGTCTAAGCTTCGCACGCGCCTGCCGCAGCTCGGGGACGATGAGTTCGCGGAGGTGACTCGGGCGATGAAGAGGGTCGTCGATAAGCTTCTGCACCATCCGACCGTGAAGATCAAAGAGATCGCCAGCGCAGGCGACATGGAAGACCTTGAGACGACGATCGGCGAGCTTTTCGGGCTTGAAGACGAGGTGGTCGCGCACCGCACGCCCACCTTCAACTTTGAGGCGTCCCAGTTAACGGGCCTGTGTGACTTGAAGCGTCAGGCGCCTAATGGGGAATGA
- a CDS encoding helix-turn-helix domain-containing protein encodes MANEDKGKFLTVAEVAEIMRVSKMTVYRLVHAGELPAVRVGRSFRVNENAVSEYLDASTFEAVSDVS; translated from the coding sequence ATGGCAAACGAAGATAAGGGTAAGTTCCTGACCGTCGCTGAGGTCGCTGAGATCATGCGCGTTTCCAAGATGACGGTGTACCGTCTCGTCCACGCTGGCGAACTGCCGGCCGTGCGCGTAGGTCGCTCCTTCCGCGTAAACGAAAACGCTGTGAGCGAGTACCTTGATGCTTCCACTTTCGAGGCTGTCAGCGACGTCAGCTAG
- the hemB gene encoding porphobilinogen synthase, whose product MNLSQGPQGPGLERPRRLRTSAAMRELVAETRLAPADLILPVFVAADLCGAGTASAEGSGVDQRREIASMPGVYQHSMDSLVDICEEALAVGIKAVVLFGVPTPESKDATGSQAWAEDGILNRALRHLRGHFGDSLILIADTCLDEFTDHGHCGVVVDKRVDNDATLPLYAKMAVAQADAGAHVVSPSGMMDGQVAAIREALDDAGHTDVAIMAYSAKYASAFYGPFRDAVESTLEGDRTTYQQDPANVRESLREVELDLAEGADFVMVKPALSSLDVIAKVADFSPVPVAAYQVSGEYAMLNAAAANGWLDGERVMMESLTAIKRAGADLILTYFAIDAARALAKEVR is encoded by the coding sequence ATGAATTTGTCACAGGGGCCACAGGGGCCGGGCCTTGAACGGCCTCGTCGCCTACGCACATCTGCGGCTATGCGCGAGCTGGTCGCCGAGACCAGGCTAGCGCCCGCGGATCTGATCCTGCCGGTGTTTGTCGCCGCTGATCTGTGCGGTGCTGGCACAGCCAGCGCCGAGGGTAGTGGTGTTGACCAGCGGCGGGAGATCGCGTCGATGCCGGGGGTGTACCAGCACTCGATGGACTCTTTGGTGGACATCTGTGAAGAAGCCCTGGCGGTGGGGATTAAGGCAGTGGTGCTCTTTGGTGTGCCCACGCCAGAATCCAAGGATGCGACGGGGTCACAGGCATGGGCTGAGGATGGGATTCTCAACCGGGCTCTGCGGCACCTGCGGGGGCATTTCGGCGATAGTCTCATCCTGATCGCCGATACTTGCCTGGATGAGTTTACGGACCATGGGCATTGTGGGGTTGTCGTCGATAAGCGAGTGGACAATGACGCGACGCTGCCGCTGTACGCGAAGATGGCGGTGGCCCAAGCGGACGCGGGCGCGCATGTGGTGAGCCCGTCGGGGATGATGGACGGCCAGGTGGCGGCGATCCGGGAGGCGCTGGATGACGCGGGGCACACGGACGTGGCGATCATGGCGTACTCCGCGAAGTACGCGTCCGCGTTCTACGGGCCGTTCCGTGACGCGGTGGAATCGACGCTGGAAGGCGACCGCACTACCTATCAGCAGGATCCGGCGAACGTGCGTGAGTCCCTCCGTGAGGTGGAACTAGACCTTGCCGAGGGCGCGGATTTTGTGATGGTGAAGCCAGCGTTGAGCTCACTCGACGTGATAGCGAAGGTCGCTGATTTTTCGCCAGTACCTGTGGCTGCGTACCAGGTGAGCGGCGAATACGCGATGCTTAACGCGGCGGCCGCGAACGGGTGGCTCGACGGTGAGCGGGTGATGATGGAGTCGCTGACCGCGATCAAGCGCGCGGGAGCAGACCTGATTTTGACGTACTTTGCTATTGACGCGGCGCGTGCGCTGGCCAAGGAGGTGCGATGA
- a CDS encoding glutaredoxin family protein, with amino-acid sequence MVRETCGSCERVFAQIEPVVKRAGARLVAVDVDGDDELAMEFGDRVPVVVIDGDEFACWEVDDAELEAELRARGAASIV; translated from the coding sequence ATGGTGCGTGAAACATGCGGATCGTGTGAGCGGGTGTTTGCGCAGATTGAACCCGTCGTGAAGCGTGCTGGCGCGCGTTTAGTTGCGGTGGACGTGGACGGTGATGATGAGCTGGCGATGGAATTCGGCGACCGCGTGCCTGTTGTTGTGATTGATGGGGATGAATTCGCGTGCTGGGAGGTCGATGACGCGGAGCTTGAGGCGGAATTGAGGGCGCGCGGGGCCGCGAGTATCGTTTAG
- a CDS encoding uroporphyrinogen-III synthase → MPSSATTASTVPARGKVIFVGAGPGNPDLLTIRAREVLERNSVAVVDPEVSNGVRSVVASALPVPSEKLEAAEAAYEEMCAKAKEAGARRKPAKPEAPTAAELTELAPGADIVAALNEALDQAADLIARGEAGDGDVVRVVAGNPLTRNAVMDEISAVAAAGIEFQVVPGMSLPSTVPSFAGIALGSTYTEADLANEPIDWDSLAAAPQPLVLQAQAEQLEILAQELTSRGYAASTALSVTTNGTTRLQRTFDATLGTVGKLDADLAGQLVVTIGTAVDNRSKYSWWENRPLYGWRVLVPRTKEQAGPMSARLNGYGAIPQSVPTISMEPPRNPAQMDRAIKGIVEGRYQWIAFTSVNAVNAVWDKFEELGLDARSFAGVHLAAVGQKTADAIRARGMIPELIPHRRKQNAQGLVDIFPEYVEEIDPVSRVLLPRADLGTDVLVDGLKELGWEVDDVVAYRTVRAAPPPPEVRDMIKTGGFDAVCFTSASTVKNLVGIAGKPHSRTIIACIGPMAAAEAQEQGLRVDVVPEVADTASLVDALADHVAALRASGQLPPPRKKRRTRRKAESA, encoded by the coding sequence ATGCCGAGTTCCGCCACGACCGCGTCGACTGTCCCCGCACGCGGCAAGGTCATCTTTGTTGGAGCTGGACCGGGAAACCCGGACCTGCTGACGATCCGCGCACGAGAGGTGCTTGAACGCAACTCCGTAGCCGTCGTAGATCCAGAGGTCTCCAACGGCGTGCGCAGCGTTGTTGCATCGGCGCTGCCGGTTCCCAGTGAAAAGCTCGAAGCCGCAGAAGCCGCTTATGAAGAAATGTGCGCCAAGGCAAAAGAGGCCGGTGCGCGTCGCAAACCTGCCAAGCCCGAAGCACCAACGGCAGCAGAGCTAACGGAGCTCGCGCCGGGGGCGGACATTGTCGCGGCGCTGAATGAAGCGCTTGACCAGGCGGCGGATCTGATCGCGCGCGGGGAAGCGGGCGACGGTGACGTGGTGCGTGTGGTGGCGGGCAACCCGCTGACCCGCAACGCGGTGATGGATGAAATCAGCGCCGTGGCCGCAGCGGGCATTGAATTCCAGGTGGTGCCGGGAATGTCATTGCCGTCAACGGTGCCGTCGTTCGCGGGTATCGCGCTTGGTTCCACGTACACCGAGGCGGACTTAGCCAACGAGCCGATCGATTGGGACAGCCTAGCGGCTGCGCCGCAGCCGCTCGTGCTTCAGGCGCAGGCAGAGCAGCTTGAGATCCTGGCCCAAGAACTCACATCCCGTGGCTATGCCGCCTCGACGGCGCTGTCTGTCACCACCAACGGCACCACGCGTTTGCAGAGGACCTTTGACGCCACGCTGGGGACCGTCGGCAAGCTTGATGCGGATCTCGCGGGCCAGCTCGTGGTGACGATTGGAACGGCCGTCGATAATCGCTCGAAGTATTCCTGGTGGGAGAACCGGCCGCTGTACGGCTGGCGCGTGCTCGTGCCGCGGACGAAGGAGCAGGCTGGGCCGATGAGCGCGCGCCTGAATGGCTACGGCGCGATCCCGCAGTCCGTGCCCACGATTTCCATGGAGCCGCCGCGCAACCCCGCGCAGATGGACCGCGCGATCAAAGGCATTGTGGAGGGCCGCTACCAGTGGATCGCGTTCACATCCGTCAACGCGGTCAACGCAGTGTGGGACAAGTTCGAAGAGCTCGGCCTTGACGCGCGCTCGTTCGCGGGCGTTCACCTCGCGGCCGTGGGCCAGAAGACCGCCGACGCGATCCGTGCCCGCGGCATGATCCCTGAGCTGATCCCGCACCGCCGTAAGCAGAACGCCCAGGGGCTTGTGGACATCTTCCCGGAGTACGTCGAAGAGATTGATCCTGTCTCCCGCGTGCTGCTGCCGCGCGCGGATCTGGGCACCGACGTGCTGGTTGATGGCCTAAAAGAGCTCGGCTGGGAAGTCGATGACGTGGTCGCGTACCGCACCGTGCGTGCCGCCCCGCCGCCGCCGGAGGTCCGCGACATGATCAAGACCGGTGGTTTTGACGCCGTGTGCTTCACGTCCGCGTCCACGGTGAAGAACCTGGTGGGCATCGCGGGCAAGCCGCATTCACGCACAATCATCGCGTGCATCGGCCCCATGGCCGCCGCGGAGGCACAGGAGCAGGGCTTGCGTGTCGACGTGGTGCCTGAGGTCGCGGACACCGCATCGCTTGTCGACGCATTGGCGGACCATGTTGCCGCCCTTCGCGCTTCTGGCCAGCTGCCGCCGCCGCGGAAGAAGCGCCGCACCCGCCGGAAGGCAGAGTCAGCGTAA
- the proC gene encoding pyrroline-5-carboxylate reductase — translation MSTIAIIGAGTIGEALISGLVAAGHDPETITATNRSCARSRELHEKYGVNVTGDNAEAASGADVCFVCVKPHSIVDVFTELAETLADNETATVLVSMAAGVTLESLDEAAHNAGTPIVRVMPNTPMRVGKGVSAVSFGKFVEDDQKEMVVELLSATGRVVVVPESQIDAATAISGSGPAYFFLVAEALVDAGVALGLTRESAMELATATAEGAGCMLSHSGASPVELRAAVSSPAGTTVAAIQELEESGIRGAFYRATRANVARSAELGK, via the coding sequence ATGAGCACTATTGCAATCATTGGGGCTGGCACCATTGGTGAAGCGCTGATTTCTGGATTGGTGGCCGCTGGGCACGATCCGGAGACTATTACTGCGACGAATCGCTCCTGCGCACGTAGCCGTGAGCTGCACGAAAAGTACGGGGTGAACGTCACGGGGGACAATGCGGAGGCCGCTTCCGGGGCGGACGTGTGCTTCGTGTGCGTGAAGCCGCACTCAATCGTGGACGTGTTCACGGAGCTGGCGGAAACTTTGGCCGATAATGAGACCGCCACTGTGTTGGTGTCCATGGCTGCGGGGGTGACGCTGGAGTCGCTCGATGAGGCTGCGCACAACGCGGGAACGCCGATCGTGCGCGTCATGCCCAACACGCCCATGCGCGTGGGCAAGGGTGTCAGCGCGGTGTCCTTTGGCAAGTTCGTGGAAGACGACCAGAAAGAAATGGTCGTGGAACTGTTGTCCGCCACCGGCCGGGTGGTTGTTGTTCCGGAAAGCCAGATCGACGCGGCGACGGCCATTTCAGGGTCCGGCCCGGCGTACTTCTTCCTTGTCGCTGAAGCGCTTGTCGACGCTGGGGTGGCGCTAGGCCTTACCCGCGAATCCGCGATGGAGCTTGCCACTGCTACGGCGGAGGGGGCAGGGTGCATGCTTTCACACAGCGGCGCGTCGCCCGTGGAACTACGCGCTGCGGTGTCCTCTCCCGCGGGGACCACCGTCGCCGCCATCCAGGAATTGGAGGAATCCGGCATCCGCGGCGCCTTCTACCGCGCGACTCGCGCCAACGTTGCGCGCTCCGCGGAACTAGGAAAATAA
- a CDS encoding Ppx/GppA phosphatase family protein, translating into MRLGVLDVGSNTVHLVAVDAKNGGRPTPMSDWKQSLRLVEMLDKKGNIEDKGVDKLTSAVKEASDLAGNLKCEDFLAFATSAVRSAKNSEDVLDHVEKETGVRLNVLSGEDEARLTFLAVRRWYGWSAGRITNLDIGGGSLEMSTGDHEIPDIAVSLDLGAGRLTHEWFDHDPPEKKTINTLRDFIDAELSAAAEEFLAKGEAGLAVGTSKTFRTLARLTGAAPSSAGPYVKRTLTAPGLRQLIAFISRMTASDRAELEGVSSDRSHQIVAGALVAEAAMRALKLEKLEICPWALREGVILRQIDQSA; encoded by the coding sequence GTGCGACTAGGTGTATTGGACGTGGGCAGCAACACTGTCCACCTCGTAGCAGTAGATGCCAAAAACGGCGGCCGTCCCACCCCGATGAGCGACTGGAAACAGTCACTGCGACTCGTGGAGATGCTGGACAAAAAGGGCAACATTGAGGACAAGGGCGTCGATAAGCTAACGAGCGCCGTTAAAGAGGCCTCTGACCTGGCCGGAAACCTCAAGTGTGAGGACTTCTTAGCGTTTGCAACGTCCGCCGTGAGGTCCGCGAAGAACTCCGAGGATGTCTTGGACCACGTGGAAAAAGAAACCGGAGTTCGGTTAAATGTCCTCTCCGGTGAGGACGAAGCGCGGTTGACGTTCCTGGCGGTGCGCCGCTGGTATGGCTGGTCGGCTGGGCGGATCACCAACCTGGATATCGGCGGCGGCTCACTGGAGATGTCCACTGGTGACCACGAAATCCCAGACATCGCCGTGTCCCTTGATCTTGGCGCGGGACGCTTGACGCACGAGTGGTTTGACCACGACCCGCCTGAAAAGAAGACGATCAACACCCTTCGTGACTTCATCGACGCGGAACTGAGCGCCGCCGCCGAGGAATTCTTGGCTAAGGGTGAGGCCGGCCTGGCCGTGGGTACGTCGAAGACCTTCCGCACGCTCGCGCGCTTGACGGGTGCCGCGCCGAGTTCCGCTGGGCCCTACGTGAAGCGCACTCTGACCGCGCCGGGTCTGCGTCAGCTGATCGCGTTCATTTCCCGCATGACCGCCTCTGACCGCGCCGAACTCGAAGGCGTGAGCTCCGACCGCTCGCACCAGATTGTCGCCGGTGCGCTGGTTGCGGAGGCGGCGATGCGTGCGCTTAAGCTCGAAAAACTTGAGATTTGCCCGTGGGCATTGCGCGAAGGCGTGATACTTCGGCAGATTGATCAGAGCGCATAA